Below is a genomic region from bacterium.
CTCGGCAGGATCTCGATGCCATTTTTGGTAACGAACCAGGGCTAGAACAGTTTTCTCCAGAAAGGCCTGGGTATTGCATTAACATAGGCCGGTCGGTGGTATTTCCAGACTATAATATACGGATTGATCCAGACGCGTTCTTTGGTAAGCACGCGGCGATTATTGGGAGCACCGGCTCTGGCAAATCTTGTACAATAGCAACGATTATTCAATCTGTTCTCTGTAATCCTGCTGTAAAGCACACGCGTTTCGTTATCATTGACACTAACGGAGAATATAGAGCGGCCTTTCAAAAGGAAAATAGCGACCATGAATGGGTCGAGGCCGATGTACGCTTCCAGCCACTTTATATACCGACGGACACAAAAGAACCCCGAAGGCTTGCAATTCCTTACTGGTTTATGGACGCCGATGATTTTGTACGGTTGTTCCGTGCTTCACCTGGTGTACAACGTCCTGTCTTAATGAATGCACTTTCGACGGCAAGGAACACGGAGAGTGGTGAGGAGACATGGTTACAAATCAGAGAAAATATTATTAAAGAATGCAATCGTATTCTCGGATTAAGTTCAGGCTCCGATAAAAACGACGCCAAATCGATCCGTCAGTTGTGTGACGGCTTTGTTGCCTATATCAGTGATATCTCTGTTTCGAAGCAACTAAAAATGTTGTCGGATAATTATCCAGAAGTGACAGGCACGAATTTAAAAGTAGGGTTTGAAGAAATGCGCGAGATTGTGCGTGAAGGAATAAAGAGCGAAGGTGAAAAGTTCGAGTCCTATGCGACTATTGACATCAATAAACGTAGACGCATTGAGGAAAAGGTAAAACCAATATTGAGCGCTTTAACACGACTTCCTAAAAACAGTTCTGAACTGAACTTGTCATCTGCGGATTGCCCACGACATTTCAGCAAATCAGAGTTTAGATATCGTTATTTAGAAAACGCGATGACCAGAGACGAAGCAAATTCAACCAGGGCACGTGATAACTGTTCAACTATGTTGATGCGTATTTATCGCTTGCTTGAGGACTCACGATTTGAATTTATTTTTGGCCCAACATGCGCGGAGTGGCCATCGGTAAAGCATTCCTTGGCAACCTTTTTACGTCATATTCTCGGTAGCGAAAGTTCGCCACCGTCCATACTGAGCAATGTCGATGAGTGTTGTGAGGGTCAACTGCCATATTACGATCAACAAAGGGAGGGAATGTCACGGTCGAACGTCGTCGTCATTGATTTAAGTTTAATGGCATCTGAAGTTCTCGAAAACGTGACTGCGCTAATTGGTAGATTAATACTTGAGTTTTTGCAACGACTTAGCGATCCATTAAGCGGAATTGGTCGGGGTGAATATCCAGTGGTCCTTGTTCTTGAAGAAGCGCAAAACTATATCCATGAGGCCAGGAAGTCGGAGGAGGAGTCGATTTCTAAAATAACATTTGAACGTATTGCACGCGAAGGGAGAAAATATGGATTAGGACTCGTTGTCGCTTCGCAACGTCCAAGTGAGCTATCAAAAACAGTATTATCACAGTGCAACAGTTTTATTGTCCATCGGCTGCAAAATCCGGAAGACTTAAGATATTTTCGAGAGATTGTACCCGGAATTTACGGTCAGCTTCTTGACCAACTTCCGGCGCTGGCAGCGCGAAGTGCTTTGGTGCTGGGAGAGTGTGTTCAAGCCCCAGCATTGGTCGAGATGCGAGAAGTCAACCCAGCACCCAAGAGCAAAAATCCAAAGTTTTACAAGAGTTGGACGCTTGAGGAAAAGGAGCCGGATTTTGAAGCAGTGTGTTCCAAATGGGAGGGTGCAAACATTGAAAGCGCCCAGAAGGAATCTGACAAGAAAAGGGTTTAGGGAAAATCACGCCAACCAGAAGTGCTGAGAAATCGTCACGCGCAATTGCTACACAGAGTGACGGATCAGTTTCGTAAAAAGAGTTTTCTTCCAGAAACGAAATCGATTGGTTCCGCCTTTTTCGACCGTCAAGAATCGGGCTACATCATTTTCTCTCTTCTATCCGTTTGTCTTTGTCCATTGCTC
It encodes:
- a CDS encoding DUF87 domain-containing protein — translated: MISDHEIGRLVAVDTAQVTIELSRDLKALTRSTFEGALEVGRINSYIVIPVGAQRIVAMITRVVLTEESELKAEKTMVTLPSARRLMKATMIGTIDEGRFRQGISLFPVLDTPVLMTTRQDLDAIFGNEPGLEQFSPERPGYCINIGRSVVFPDYNIRIDPDAFFGKHAAIIGSTGSGKSCTIATIIQSVLCNPAVKHTRFVIIDTNGEYRAAFQKENSDHEWVEADVRFQPLYIPTDTKEPRRLAIPYWFMDADDFVRLFRASPGVQRPVLMNALSTARNTESGEETWLQIRENIIKECNRILGLSSGSDKNDAKSIRQLCDGFVAYISDISVSKQLKMLSDNYPEVTGTNLKVGFEEMREIVREGIKSEGEKFESYATIDINKRRRIEEKVKPILSALTRLPKNSSELNLSSADCPRHFSKSEFRYRYLENAMTRDEANSTRARDNCSTMLMRIYRLLEDSRFEFIFGPTCAEWPSVKHSLATFLRHILGSESSPPSILSNVDECCEGQLPYYDQQREGMSRSNVVVIDLSLMASEVLENVTALIGRLILEFLQRLSDPLSGIGRGEYPVVLVLEEAQNYIHEARKSEEESISKITFERIAREGRKYGLGLVVASQRPSELSKTVLSQCNSFIVHRLQNPEDLRYFREIVPGIYGQLLDQLPALAARSALVLGECVQAPALVEMREVNPAPKSKNPKFYKSWTLEEKEPDFEAVCSKWEGANIESAQKESDKKRV